The nucleotide sequence CGACGAGCAGGTCGCCCATCTGCGCCACGAGGCCCCGCTGCACGACCCCCATGTAGCCGCCCTGGCCGAGGAGTTGACGGTCACCGCGGGAGCCCGGTTCACCCTGCGGCTGAAGGGAGTACCGGCCATGCCGCTGCGCAACGGCACGGATCTCATCGAGCACCCCGAGGCGGGACGGCTGCGCCTGTCGTACGAGACGCTCGCCCTGCCGGACGACGGCCAGCGCCTCATGGTCCACCTCCCGGCCGACGAGGCCACGGCCACCGCCCTCGACCACCTCAACGGCCTCAAACCGGGCGCCCTGCGCGCGGTCAGCGGCTGAACGCGGCGCACGAGCGGTCCCGCGCGCGGGCCGAGGCCTTCGCCGGTCGGCCCGGTCAGGACGCCGCCGCGCGCGTGGGAGCGCTCAGACCTCACCCACCTCTGCCGCGTACGGCGGCTCCGCGCCCGCTCGGGAACAGGTGATCGCCGCCGCGCGGGCGGCGAAGCGGAGCAAGCGGGTCCAGTCGTCGGTGCCGAGGGACGCGAGGGCCATGTCGGACAGGGCGTCCCAGGCCGACAGGCCGTGGAGGAGGGCCGCGTTGACCATGTCACCGGCGCCGATGGTGTCGACGACGTCGATCTTCTCGCCCGGTACGGAGTGCTCCGCGCCGGCGCGGGTGTGGACGGTCAGGCCGTCGCCGCCGCGGGTGACGACGACGGCAGAGGGGCCCGAGTCAAGCCACCGGCGTGGGGTGCCGCCCAGCCAGTGCGCGTCCTCCTCGGAGAGCTTGAGCAACGACACCGAGGGCAGCCAACTCCTGAAGCGGGCCCGGTAGGCGCCCGCGTCGGGGATCAGCCCCGGCCGGATGTTGGGGTCGAGGGCGGTGAACACGCCCTGGGCGGCGGTGGCGTGCATCAGCTTCTCGTACGCGCTCGCGCCGGGTTCCAGGACGAGTGAGCAGGTGCCGAAGGAGACGGCCCGGGTGCCGGCGGGGAGCCGGGCCGGGGCCTCGAAAAGGCGGTCGGCGCTGCCCTCGACGTAGAAGGAGTACTGGGCGGAGCCGCCCTCGCCGATCGAGGCCAGGGCGAGGGTCGTCGGCTCGGGACCGCGCTGCACGGACGCCACGTCCACGTCCGCGTCCCGCAGGCCGCTGAGCAGGGACTCGCCGTAGGCGTCGTACGACACCCGGGAGCAGAAGGCGGTGGGGGAGCCGAGACGGCCGAGCGCCACGGCCGTGTTGTAGGGGCCGCCGCCGCGCGCCGGCCGCAGATCCACGAGTGCGCCCGCACCCTGCGGGACCAGGTCGATCAGGGCTTCACCGGCGACGACGATCACAAGGCGGGTCCTTCCTCGGGGCTCTCGGCCGGAAGTATCGCAAAGGGCGTGCGCACCGCGTCGGCCGGTCATGTCGGCGCTGGCCCCACACCTCGCGGCCGGTCACTCCCAGTCCCAGCCGATCCCCACGATCCCCGGCCGTACCCGTGGTTCGACGAGGTGGACCGAGCGGTGAAGGCCGCTCAGGGGGAGTGTCTGCCGGCCGCTGCGGGGGGCCGCGGCGGAGTGCTGGCTGAAGCGGTGGCAGCGCACGGGCAGGGCCCGTTCGTCGAAGCGGACCTGGAGGGCGTACTGGCCGCCCGTGGACCGGAAGCCACGGACGTACTCGGTGCAGACACCGGCCGTGCCGTCGTCGAAGCCGTAGCGGAAGAGGAAGGTGTCCCCGCTGCGCAGCCGGGTGTCGAAGAGGAGTTCGGCGACGAGGACACCCGTCTCCTGGTCCCAGCGCACCCGTCCGCTGCGGCAGTTCTCCAGCGCGCGGACGGCCATCCGCTCCGGCGCGCAGCCCGGGTCGCCGTGATGGACGGCGACATAGCGGTCCACACCGTCCTTGTGGGCGCGCACGATGTGCTGGGACTCGCGGCCCAGCAGCTCCCGGCACGGGCCGACGCGGACCCGCTCGTGGTGGCCGACGGTGTGGACACCGCCGTCGAGTGGCACCTCCAGGCCGGTGAAAAGCCGTTCCAGGACGCCGGAGGCCTCCACGACGGAGCGGTACGAGCGGCGGGCGGGGCGTTCCGGGCCAGGGTGCTCGTCGGCCTGGGCGAGCAACCGGATCAGCGACTCGTCCGGGAGCTGGAGGATCTCCTCCAGGGCCCGCACGGCCCGTAGCGACTCGGGACGTTGCGGACGCCGGGCGCCCTGCTGCCAGTAACTGAGGCTGGTGACACCGACCTTGACCCCGTAGCGCGACAGATGGTGCTGCACGCGTTGCAGCGGCAGGCCGCGGGCGGCTATCGCGGCGCGCAGCGCGACATGGAAAGGACCGCCCCGCAGGACCGATTCCAGCTCCGCCGTGGCGACGTCCGTGGCGACGTCCCTGACCGCCGCGATGTCCGCGTGCTCTGTGGCGTGCCGCATGCAGGGGCCTTTCTGTAGAGAAGAGCGCGACGGGTGGTCGGACCGCGCGGGCCGATGGGGCGCCCGGTGGACGCTCGGGGCGCCGGGGGCCCTGGACGGCCGTCCGTCTTCACATCCGTACGACGGCGTTCCTTGCCCCGGGTTCCCCCGCATTGAAGCGTGTTGACCAGGTCCCGACAACACCTGACGCGTGACATGGCCGGACACCATCGGCAAGATCCTCAACGCGCTGGTGACCCGCGGTCAGGCCTCAGCAGGTCCCGCAGCGCCTGCCCCGAGACCTTCGACTTGTGCAGAAATCCCCGGGCGGGACTGGCGGCGACGAGTTCCTGGAGGTCGTCCAGCGGGTGCGTGGAGGTGAGGATGATGACGCACGCGGCGGTGCGCGCGAGCCTCGGCGCGAGCTCCAGGCCGCTCTCGCCGTCGAGGTCGATGTCCAGAAGGACGAGATCCGGGGCCAGCTCCGCGGCCCCTGCCAACGCCTCCGCGCCTGTGAAGGCCACGCCGACGACGCGGATCCCGTCGCGCTCCAGCAGCGTACGGGCGGCCTCCAGAAACCGGGCACTGTCATCGACGATGAGACAGCGCATGGACATGCTCACAGCCTTCCAAGGTGGTCACGGGCGCACATTCCGGCTAGCGGGAAAGAGTCGGCGCCGCCGGATTCCCGTCAGCCGGAATGTGCTGGCGTCCTGTGCCGGATCAACGGGTTCGCTCTCACCGAGGGAATCGAACGTGACACGAGGAGTAGCATGTCGCCGCCGTGGGGGCCGATGCCGTCCGGTCGAGTGGGGGAGTGCGATGAACACGCAGCGCCAGGACCTCGGAGAACGTCCTGTTCGCCGTGCCCTGTTGTCGGGTGCGGCGGCCGTCGTGCTGCTCCTGGCCGGGTGCAGCGGCGGTGACGCGGACGGCCGGGTGGACGAGGGCGACAAGGCGGCGGACGACACGACCTGCGACGGGAGGATCGAGGGCACCGCGCACATCACGATGTGGTTCCACGCGGGGCAGAGCGGTGAGCAGAGCACGCTGAAGAACCAGGTCAAGGAGTTCAACAGGTCCCAGCGGCAGGTGCGGGTCGAACTGGTCACCCTGCCCGAACAGCGCCCGTACACCGACCTCGTCCTGTCCGCGGCGGCCAGCGGCGACCTGCCCGACCTGCTCGACTTCGACGGCCCGAATCTCTACAGCTACGCCTGGTCCGGCACCCTGAAGCCGATCGACTCCTGTGTACCCGCGAAGACCCGGAAGGACCTGCTTCCCTCCATCCGTGAACAGGGCACCTACGACGACCGGTTGTGGGGCGTCGGCACCTTCGACTCCGGACTCGGCCTGTACGTACGGCCGTCGGTGCTCGAGAAGGCCGGGGTCCGGGTGCCGAAGGGCGTCGACGACGCCTGGACCGCCGACGAGCTGACGGAGATCCTGCGCAAGCTGCGCGCGCAGGGCTACGAGGCGCCGCTCGACCTGAACTTCACCGACTCGAAGGTCGCCGACGAGTGGAACACCTACGCCTTCGCACCGGCCGTCTGGTCGGCGGGCGGCGACCTCATCGACCCCGGGGAGTTCCGCACCGCCGACGGGTACCTGAACAGTCCGGAGACCGTACGGGCCCTCACCACCATGCAGAACTGGGTGGAGGAGGGATATGTCGACAGGGACAAGGAGAAGGACAGGAGCGCGTTCGTGAAGGGCCGCAGCCCCATCTCCTGGATGGGGCACTGGAGGTACGGCGAGTTCAGCGAGGCGCACCCGGGCGACGTGGCGATCGTGCCGCTGCCCGACTTCGGCACGGGTACCGTCACCGGCATGGGTTCCTGGCAGTGGGGCATCCCCGCCGGGGGCACCGACGGCGACGCGGTGTGGCGTTTCCTGGAGTACCTGTTGCGGCCGGAGCAGGTGGCCAGGATGAGCGAGGCCAACGGCGCGATCCCGGCGACGGAGAGGGCCGTGAAACTGTCCCCGCTGTACGACGAGGACGGCGCGGAGCGGCTGTTCATCGAGCAGCTGCGGAGCGGCACCGCCCGGCCCAGGCCGCAGACACCGGCGTACCCGGCGGTCACCGCCGCCTTCTCGCACGCGGTCGCCGACATCGTCTTCTCCGGGGCGCCCGCGGAGAAGACACTGGACGACGCCGTCGAGGCCGTCGACCAGGATCTCGCCGCCCACGACGGTTACCCGAAGAGCGGACCATGACCCGTGCCGCCGTGCCCCGGCGGAGTACTCGCGGGGTGCCCCGTCGGCTCGGTACTTCGCACAGACCCCGCCGGGCCCTGCCGGCGCTTCTGCTCTGCATGGCGCTGCTGCTCGCCGGCTGCGACGCGGGCGGGGGCGGCGACGAGGACACCCGGCGGGGCTCCGACGCGACCTGCGACGGGCGGATCGACGTCCCCGCGCAGATCACGATGTGGTTCCACGAGCCGGCGGCACGCGGCGAACGGGAGGCCGTACAGGCCCAGGTGCGGGCCTTCAACACCTCCCAGGACGATGTGAAGGTCCGGCTCGTCCGCCTCCCGGCCGGCCACTACGACGACCTGGTCCGCACGGCGGCGGCCGACGGCGAACTGCCCGACCTGCTCGACTTCGACGCCCCGAAGCTGTTCAGCCACGCCTGGGCCGGCGGCCTCAGGCCGATCGACTCCTGCGTCCCGGAGTCCCTGCGCGCCGACCTGCTCCCCTCCGTCGTCGAACAGGGCACCTACCGGGGCAGACTGTGGGGCCTCGGTACGTTCGACTCCGGACTCGGTCTGTACGTACGGCCGTCCGTGCTCAAGAAGGCGGGTGTGCGCATCCCGAAGGGCATCGGCGATGCCTGGACCGCCGACGAGTTCACCGGCATCCTGAAGAAGCTGCGCACCCTGGGCCACGAGAGGCCGCTGGACCTCCAGCTGCCGTGGGCCGGCACCGAATGGGGAACCTACGGGTTCGCACCGGCCCTGTGGTCGGCGGGCGGCGACCTGATCGACCGCTCCACCTATCGAACGGCCGACGGAGTGCTCAACGGGCCGAGGTCGGTCGAGGCGCTGACGACGCTGCAGGGCTGGGTGAAGGCGGGATACGTGGACGCGAACAAGGACTCCGGAGCCTTCCAGAAGGGCAGAAGCCCCGTGTCCTGGAACGGCCACTGGAGGTACGGCGAGTTCAGCGAGGCGCACCCGGGCGACGTGGCGATCGTGCCGCTGCCCGACTTCGGCACGGGCAGCGCCACCGGCATGGGTTCCTGGCAGTGGGGCATGCCCGCAGGGGAGGCCGACGGCGACGCCGTGTGGCGTTTTCTGGCTTTTCTGCTGCGCCCCGACGAAATCCTGCGGATGACCGACGTCAACGGCGGGATACCCGCCACCGATACCGCGGTCGAACGCGCCGACAGGTTCGCCGAGGGCGGCCCAGGGCGCCTCTACATAGAACAGCTGCGCAACGGGACGGCCCGTCCCCGGCCGCAGACCCCCGCCTACCCGGCGATCACCGAGGCCTTCGCCCGGGCCTTCGCGAAGATCATGCGGGGAGCGGCCGTGCAGCCCGCGCTGGACGAGGCGGTGCGTGCCGTCGACAAGGACCTGGCGGACCACGGCCACTACCCCCCGACCGGACCGTGAGGCCCGGCCGTGCTCCGCCCACCGTCCCGCGAACGAGTTCCCGCCCCGCGCCCCGCCGGGGCGCGGGGCCGCCGCGGCGCGGCGACCGTGGGCACCGTCCCGTTCCTGGCGCGGCTGCGGGTCGGCCCCAAGCTGATGCTGCTCGTCCTGCTGCCGGTCACCGTCCTGCTGTCCTTCACCGCGTTCGCCGCCACGGCCCAGTGGGAGGAGGCGCGGACCCTGAGCGACTTCGACACCGCGATCGAGGTGTCGTTCGCGACCAGCGAGGTCGGAGGCGCCGTCGCACGCGAGCGGATCGCCGCGGTCGAGGCCCGGCTGAGCGCCGAACCGGACACCCTGCGCGGCCGCTCGGAGGCCCAGCGGATCACCGACCACGCGCTGCGGTGGGCCTTCGGGGAGGCCGTCGACCGACAGCCGGAGCCCGACGTCGCCGGGATCCTCGACGCCGTACGCCGTCAACTGCACGCGCTGCGGGTCCAGACGGGCACCGGCTCGCTGGACGCGCAAGCCGTGACCCGGCGGTACGGGGCCATAGAGAACAAGGTGCTCGACATAGTCGCCGTCCTCGAATCCGGGCGCCCCACCCGGGCCTCGGGCCGCGCGGCCGACGCCCACATGGCGATGCTGCGGGCCGTCGCCGCCACCGGGAGCGAACGGGCGGAACTCGCCATCCTCTTCCACACACCCGGCGAGAAGCACACCACCGCCGCCGCGGGCCGCTGGACCGAACTGGAGAAATCGCAGCTCAGAAGGTTTCAGCTGACCGCCTCGGACGAGTTGAAGGCCGAACTGCACGCCGCGATCTTCCAGGTCCCCGGACGCGAGGTCCGCAGGGTCCGTGACCTGCTCGCCGACACCGACCCCCGGCCCGCCGACTGGCCCTCGTACGACAGCTGGCTCAGCGACTCGGAGCACTACGTCGACGCCCTGCGCGGCATCCAGGACCGGGCCGCCCGCGAACTCGACGCCACCGCCCACCGCGATCTGCGCGCCACACGGACCCGGGCCTTCACCGAACTGGGCGTCTCCCTCGCCGTCCTGGCCCTCGTCACCCTGCTCGCGCTGGCCCTGCGCCGCTCGATCACCCGCCCTCTCGGGCAGGTCTCCGAGGGCGCCCGCGCCCTGTCGGACGGCGACCTCTCGTACGACATCCGCTACGCGGGATGCGACGAGCTCGGCGATGTCGCCGACACCTTCCGTGAGCTGCGGGTGACCAGTGAACGGCTGGCCGGCGAGATCCGGGCCATGAACACGGCGATCGACGCGGGCCGGCTCGCACACCGGGCCGACGTCGACTCCTTCGACGGCACCTGGGCCCAGCTGCTGGGCGGCATGAACGGCACCATGGCGTCCTTCGCCGCGGCCCACGGCCGGCGCAGACGGGCCGAACAGGAACTGGAGGGCATCTTCAACCTTTCCCTGGACCTGCTCTGCATCAGCGGCGTCGACGGCTACTTCAAACGCGTCAACCCGGCCTTCGAACGCACCCTGGGCTATCCGGTCGAGACGCTGACCTCCCGGCCGCTCCTGGACTTCGTCCACGAGGAGGACCGGGACATCACCCGTGACGCCATCACGCTGCTGGCGGGCGGCACCGAGGTCGCCGAGTTCGAGAACCGGTACCTCCGCGCCGACGGCACCGAGCGCTGGCTGCAGTGGAGCGCCCGGTCGGTCCCCGAGGAGGGTCTCATCTACGCCGCCGCCCGCGACGTCACCGAGAGCCGCCGGGCCTCGCTCGAACAGACCGCGCTGCGCCGGGTGGCGACCGCGGTCGCGCGCGGCGTGCCGCCGGCCGACGTGTTCGGGAAGGTGGCCGAGGAGGTGGCGTCCCTGTTGGGTACGGCGGCGGCCGTACTGCGCTACGAGCCCGACAACAGCGTCAAGGTCCTCGGGATCGCGCACGCGCGCGTGGGCACGGCCGCCGAGGCCGTCCGTATGACACGCCGCGGGGCGGCCCGGAAGACCATCGACGAGGTGGCCCGCACCCGCGGCTCCGCCCACTCGGGCACCTCCGTGGGCGCCCCCATCGTTGTCGAGGGTCGGCTGTGGGGAGTCGTCGTGGCGGCCTCGCTCCTCGATCCGCTGCCCGAGGGCACCGAGTCACGGCTCGCCGACTTCACCGAACTCATCGCCACCGCGATCGCCAACGCCGACAGCCGCGCCCAGCTGGCCGCCTCACGCGCGCGCGTGGTCGCGGCCGGGGACGCCTCCCGACGCCGCATCGAACGCGACCTGCACGACGGCGTCCAGCAGCGCCTGGTCTCCCTGCAGTTGGAGCTGCGGATGACGGAGACCCTGGTGGAGGACCCTTCCTCGGAACTCGCCCAGCAGCTGGACCATCTGGCCAAGGGCCTCGACGACACCTTCCTGGACCTGCTCCAGGTGGCCCGGGGCATCCATCCGTCCGTTCTCTCCAGGGGCGGCCTGGGCCCAGCCCTGCGCTCCCTGGCCCGCCGCTGCGCAGTCCCCGTGGAACTCGACCTCGCCTTCGCCGGTGCCCGCTTCCCGGAACAGGTCGAGGTGGCCGCGTACTACGTCACCTCCGAGAGCCTCACCAACGCCGTCAAGCACGCGCGCGCGAGCGTGGTGACCGTGGCGGCCCAGGAGCGCTCGGGAGTGCTGGAGCTGGTCATCCGCGACGACGGTGTCGGGGGAGCGGACCCCGGCAAGGGGTCGGGGCTGATCGGGCTCATCGACCGGGTGGAGGCGATCGGCGGCCGGTTGACGGTCGCCGGCCCGCCCGGGAGCGGCACGACGCTGAGCGTGCGCCTGCCGCTGGCACCACCCGAAGAGGCCGCGGCGGCCGCGGAGGCTGTCCTGCCGCGTGCGTGACCGCCCGAAGCGTACGCGGGTGAGGCCCGTTCAAAGGGGGGAGTTCGGGACTCGGTACGGGCGTACGTTCGGGCGGTCGAATCGGACGGCGGAGACGGCCGTCCGGCTCCTGGGCAGGCGGATGTCTCGCCGCCTCCCGTCAGAGGCGCCGGTCCACCCGCGGCCGCACACCTGCGAGCATGGCGGGCAAACGTGCAGGTGTCTTCCCGGCCCTCCCCCAACTAGGCTTCCGGCTAGCCGTAAGACCCATGTTCAGGCAGGCTGTTGGGACGAACGGGACAGGTCGGGCAAGGGGGAGACCGAGAGCATGGAGGCCGATCAACATCCGGTGCGCGGGCGGGTGGTGCTCGCGGACGACGACGTGCTCCTGCGGGAGGGGCTGGCGAGCCTGTGCGAGCGCGTCGGCTACGAGGTCGTGGGCCAGGCCGGCGACGCCGGCGGGCTCCTGGACCTCGTCGAGACGGAACTTCCGGACATCGCGATCGTCGACATTCGGATGCCGCCGACCCAGTCCACGGAGGGGTTGAAGGCCGCTGGCACCATCCGGGAACGGTATCCGTCGGTCGGCATCCTGGTCCTGTCGGCGTTCGTCGAGGTCGAGGACGCGTTGGAGCTGCTGGCCGGGGGGCGCAGTATCGGCTATCTGCTCAAGAGCCGGATCACTGTCGTGGACGAGTTCCTGGAGACCCTCGACCGCATCCACCGGGGTGGTTCGGTGATCGATCCGTCGCTGGTGCAGGAGCTGGTGGCCGCGCAGCGTCGTGACGATCCGCTGTCCATGCTCAGCAACCGTGAGCGGGAGGTGCTCGGCCTCATGGCCGAGGGGCGCTCCAATGCGGGGATCGGGAGACGGCTGTGGGTGACCGAGGGGACGATCGAGAAGCATGTGCGGAGCATCCTGGGCAAGCTCCGGCTGCCCGAGGAGCCGGATGACCATCGGCGGGTTCTGGCCGTGCTGACGTTCCTGGAGACGCGCTAGAGCTCGGGGACGACGGTCGTTCGGCGGGCGCGGGTCGCGGACGGCCGGCCCCGCCCACGCGGTGGAGCCGCATACCGGCACAGGTCCCGTGCCCCGTGGAGGCCCGGCCCTTGTCCGCAGGCGCTCCGTGATGTCAGCGGGCGCCAGTAGGGTGTGGAGCATGGCCGATCCCTCCAGCTACCGCCCCAGTCCGGGGCAGATTCCGGACTCCCCCGGGGTGTACAGGTTCCGCGACGAGCACCGTCGGGTGATCTACGTCGGGAAGGCGAAGAGCCTGCGTCAGCGCCTGGCCAACTACTTCCAGGACCTGACCGGCCTCCACCCGCGCACCCGCACGATGGTCACCACGGCTGCCTCCGTGGAGTGGACCGTGGTGTCCACGGAGGTCGAGGCGCTCCAGCTGGAGTACTCCTGGATCAAGGAGTACGACCCCCGGTTCAACGTCAAGTACCGCGACGACAAGAGCTACCCGTACCTCGCGGTCACGATGAACGAGCAGTACCCGCGCGTGCAGGTGATGCGCGGTCACAAGAAGAAGGGCGTCCGGTATTTCGGGCCGTACGCGCACGCGTGGGCGATCCGGGACACGGTCGATCTGCTGCTGCGCGTCTTTCCCGTGCGCACATGCTCGGCCGGGGTCTTCAAGAACGCGGCCCGTACCGGCCGGCCCTGTCTGCTCGGCTACATCGGCAAGTGCTCGGCCCCCTGCGTCGAGCGGATCTCCGCCGAGGACCACCGCGAACTGGCCGACGAGTTCAGCGACTTCATGACGGGGCGCACGGGCACGTACATCCGTCGTCTGGAGAAGCAGATGACCGACGCGGCCGAGGAGATGGAGTACGAGCGCGCCGCCCGCCTGCGCGACGACATCGAGGCCCTGAAGAAGGCGATGGAGAAGAACGCGGTCGTCCTCGCCGACGCGACCGACGCCGACCTGATCGCGGTCGCCGAGGACGAGCTGGAGGCGGCCGTCCAGATCTTCCACGTACGCGGCGGACGCGTGCGCGGCCAGCGCGGCTGGGTCACCGACAAGGTCGAGGCCGTCACCACCGGTGATCTCGTCGAACACGCGCTCCAGCAGCTGTACGGCGAGGAGACCGGCGACTCCGTGCCCAAGGAGGTCCTCGTCCCTGCGCTGCCCGACCCCGTCGGGCCCGTCCAGGAGTGGCTCACCGGCCGCCGCGGGGCCAATGTCTCCCTGCGCATCCCGCAGCGCGGCGACAAGAAGTCGCTCATGGAGACCGTCGCACGCAACGCCCACCAGTCGCTCGTCCTGCACAAGACCAAGCGCGCCTCCGACCTCACGACCCGCTCCCGCGCGCTGGAGGAGATCGCCGAGGCCCTCGACCTCGACAGCGCCCCCCTCCGGATCGAGTGCTACGACATCTCCCACCTCCAGGGCGACGACGTCGTGGCCTCCATGGTCGTCTTCGAGGACGGGCTGGCCCGCAAGAGCGAGTACCGCCGCTTCCAGATCAAGGGGTTCGAGGGCCAGGACGACGTCCGCTCCATGCACGAGGTGATCACCCGCCGCTTCAAGCGCTACCTCGCGGAGAAGGAGAGGACCGGCGAGTGGGTGGAGGACGACTCCACCGCGCAGGGCGACCTGGGTGCATCCGGTGACGGTCTCGACGGTCCCGCCGGCGGCCTCGGCGGCTCCGATGACGGTCTCGGCGGCCCCGCCGGCGGTCTCAAGGACGACGACGGCCGTCCCAAGCGGTTCGCCTACCCGCCTCAGCTCGTCGTCGTCGACGGCGGTCAGCCGCAGGTGGCCGCCGCGCGGCGGGCACTCGACGAGATGGGCATCGACGACATCGCCGTGTGCGGCCTCGCCAAGCGCCTGGAGGAGGTCTGGGTGCCCGGCGACGACGACCCGGTGGTCCTGCCCCGCACCAGCGAAGGCCTCTACCTGCTCCAGCGGGTCCGCGACGAGGCCCACCGCTTCGCCA is from Streptomyces sp. NBC_01314 and encodes:
- a CDS encoding response regulator, coding for MSMRCLIVDDSARFLEAARTLLERDGIRVVGVAFTGAEALAGAAELAPDLVLLDIDLDGESGLELAPRLARTAACVIILTSTHPLDDLQELVAASPARGFLHKSKVSGQALRDLLRPDRGSPAR
- the uvrC gene encoding excinuclease ABC subunit UvrC, translating into MADPSSYRPSPGQIPDSPGVYRFRDEHRRVIYVGKAKSLRQRLANYFQDLTGLHPRTRTMVTTAASVEWTVVSTEVEALQLEYSWIKEYDPRFNVKYRDDKSYPYLAVTMNEQYPRVQVMRGHKKKGVRYFGPYAHAWAIRDTVDLLLRVFPVRTCSAGVFKNAARTGRPCLLGYIGKCSAPCVERISAEDHRELADEFSDFMTGRTGTYIRRLEKQMTDAAEEMEYERAARLRDDIEALKKAMEKNAVVLADATDADLIAVAEDELEAAVQIFHVRGGRVRGQRGWVTDKVEAVTTGDLVEHALQQLYGEETGDSVPKEVLVPALPDPVGPVQEWLTGRRGANVSLRIPQRGDKKSLMETVARNAHQSLVLHKTKRASDLTTRSRALEEIAEALDLDSAPLRIECYDISHLQGDDVVASMVVFEDGLARKSEYRRFQIKGFEGQDDVRSMHEVITRRFKRYLAEKERTGEWVEDDSTAQGDLGASGDGLDGPAGGLGGSDDGLGGPAGGLKDDDGRPKRFAYPPQLVVVDGGQPQVAAARRALDEMGIDDIAVCGLAKRLEEVWVPGDDDPVVLPRTSEGLYLLQRVRDEAHRFAITYQRAKRAKRFRASPLDEVPGLGEARKQTLLKHFGSLKKLRSATIDQICEVPGIGRKTAETIAAALAQAAPAAPAVNTATGEIMEEEEPGTTADPSGESVAAGAPDRRRGQET
- a CDS encoding carbohydrate kinase, whose protein sequence is MIVVAGEALIDLVPQGAGALVDLRPARGGGPYNTAVALGRLGSPTAFCSRVSYDAYGESLLSGLRDADVDVASVQRGPEPTTLALASIGEGGSAQYSFYVEGSADRLFEAPARLPAGTRAVSFGTCSLVLEPGASAYEKLMHATAAQGVFTALDPNIRPGLIPDAGAYRARFRSWLPSVSLLKLSEEDAHWLGGTPRRWLDSGPSAVVVTRGGDGLTVHTRAGAEHSVPGEKIDVVDTIGAGDMVNAALLHGLSAWDALSDMALASLGTDDWTRLLRFAARAAAITCSRAGAEPPYAAEVGEV
- a CDS encoding response regulator gives rise to the protein MEADQHPVRGRVVLADDDVLLREGLASLCERVGYEVVGQAGDAGGLLDLVETELPDIAIVDIRMPPTQSTEGLKAAGTIRERYPSVGILVLSAFVEVEDALELLAGGRSIGYLLKSRITVVDEFLETLDRIHRGGSVIDPSLVQELVAAQRRDDPLSMLSNREREVLGLMAEGRSNAGIGRRLWVTEGTIEKHVRSILGKLRLPEEPDDHRRVLAVLTFLETR
- a CDS encoding PAS domain S-box protein — its product is MLLVLLPVTVLLSFTAFAATAQWEEARTLSDFDTAIEVSFATSEVGGAVARERIAAVEARLSAEPDTLRGRSEAQRITDHALRWAFGEAVDRQPEPDVAGILDAVRRQLHALRVQTGTGSLDAQAVTRRYGAIENKVLDIVAVLESGRPTRASGRAADAHMAMLRAVAATGSERAELAILFHTPGEKHTTAAAGRWTELEKSQLRRFQLTASDELKAELHAAIFQVPGREVRRVRDLLADTDPRPADWPSYDSWLSDSEHYVDALRGIQDRAARELDATAHRDLRATRTRAFTELGVSLAVLALVTLLALALRRSITRPLGQVSEGARALSDGDLSYDIRYAGCDELGDVADTFRELRVTSERLAGEIRAMNTAIDAGRLAHRADVDSFDGTWAQLLGGMNGTMASFAAAHGRRRRAEQELEGIFNLSLDLLCISGVDGYFKRVNPAFERTLGYPVETLTSRPLLDFVHEEDRDITRDAITLLAGGTEVAEFENRYLRADGTERWLQWSARSVPEEGLIYAAARDVTESRRASLEQTALRRVATAVARGVPPADVFGKVAEEVASLLGTAAAVLRYEPDNSVKVLGIAHARVGTAAEAVRMTRRGAARKTIDEVARTRGSAHSGTSVGAPIVVEGRLWGVVVAASLLDPLPEGTESRLADFTELIATAIANADSRAQLAASRARVVAAGDASRRRIERDLHDGVQQRLVSLQLELRMTETLVEDPSSELAQQLDHLAKGLDDTFLDLLQVARGIHPSVLSRGGLGPALRSLARRCAVPVELDLAFAGARFPEQVEVAAYYVTSESLTNAVKHARASVVTVAAQERSGVLELVIRDDGVGGADPGKGSGLIGLIDRVEAIGGRLTVAGPPGSGTTLSVRLPLAPPEEAAAAAEAVLPRA
- a CDS encoding ABC transporter substrate-binding protein, giving the protein MNTQRQDLGERPVRRALLSGAAAVVLLLAGCSGGDADGRVDEGDKAADDTTCDGRIEGTAHITMWFHAGQSGEQSTLKNQVKEFNRSQRQVRVELVTLPEQRPYTDLVLSAAASGDLPDLLDFDGPNLYSYAWSGTLKPIDSCVPAKTRKDLLPSIREQGTYDDRLWGVGTFDSGLGLYVRPSVLEKAGVRVPKGVDDAWTADELTEILRKLRAQGYEAPLDLNFTDSKVADEWNTYAFAPAVWSAGGDLIDPGEFRTADGYLNSPETVRALTTMQNWVEEGYVDRDKEKDRSAFVKGRSPISWMGHWRYGEFSEAHPGDVAIVPLPDFGTGTVTGMGSWQWGIPAGGTDGDAVWRFLEYLLRPEQVARMSEANGAIPATERAVKLSPLYDEDGAERLFIEQLRSGTARPRPQTPAYPAVTAAFSHAVADIVFSGAPAEKTLDDAVEAVDQDLAAHDGYPKSGP
- a CDS encoding ABC transporter substrate-binding protein; amino-acid sequence: MTRAAVPRRSTRGVPRRLGTSHRPRRALPALLLCMALLLAGCDAGGGGDEDTRRGSDATCDGRIDVPAQITMWFHEPAARGEREAVQAQVRAFNTSQDDVKVRLVRLPAGHYDDLVRTAAADGELPDLLDFDAPKLFSHAWAGGLRPIDSCVPESLRADLLPSVVEQGTYRGRLWGLGTFDSGLGLYVRPSVLKKAGVRIPKGIGDAWTADEFTGILKKLRTLGHERPLDLQLPWAGTEWGTYGFAPALWSAGGDLIDRSTYRTADGVLNGPRSVEALTTLQGWVKAGYVDANKDSGAFQKGRSPVSWNGHWRYGEFSEAHPGDVAIVPLPDFGTGSATGMGSWQWGMPAGEADGDAVWRFLAFLLRPDEILRMTDVNGGIPATDTAVERADRFAEGGPGRLYIEQLRNGTARPRPQTPAYPAITEAFARAFAKIMRGAAVQPALDEAVRAVDKDLADHGHYPPTGP